In Neoarius graeffei isolate fNeoGra1 chromosome 15, fNeoGra1.pri, whole genome shotgun sequence, a single genomic region encodes these proteins:
- the fstl3 gene encoding follistatin-related protein 3 isoform X4: protein MSLFSVVHCVVLISLCGTLAKHQANAGMCWLQQGQEQRCDMVLMRGVSKEECCAGGRLDTAWSNTSLPINEVSLLGFLGIVSCKPCKETCEGVKCGSGKVCRMKGSRPQCICSPDCSNISRKLAICGSDGTTYKDECALLMARCRGHPDLEIMYQGECKSKEGSEENSLF from the exons ATGAGCTTGTTTTCAGTGGTCCATTGTGTGGTGCTCATCTCGCTGTGTGGGACTCTTGCAAAGCACCAAGCCAACG CGGGCATGTGCTGGCTGCAGCAGGGCCAAGAGCAGCGCTGTGACATGGTGCTTATGCGTGGTGTGAGCAAGGAGGAGTGCTGTGCTGGAGGCCGTTTGGACACGGCCTGGTCCAACACCAGCCTCCCCATCAACGAGGTCAGTCTGCTGGGCTTCCTGGGCATCGTGTCCTGCAAACCCTGCAAAG AGACATGTGAAGGGGTGAAGTGCGGCTCAGGGAAGGTGTGTAGGATGAAGGGTAGTCGTCCTCAGTGTATCTGCTCCCCAGACTGTTCCAACATCTCCAGAAAGCTTGCCATCTGTGGAAGCGATGGCACCACATATAAAGACGAGTGTGCCCTCCTGATGGCCCGCTGCAGAGGCCACCCTGACCTTGAGATCATGTACCAAGGAGAGTGCAAAA GTAAAGAAGGTAGTGAGGAGAATTCGCTCTTTTAG
- the fstl3 gene encoding follistatin-related protein 3 isoform X3 translates to MSLFSVVHCVVLISLCGTLAKHQANAGMCWLQQGQEQRCDMVLMRGVSKEECCAGGRLDTAWSNTSLPINEVSLLGFLGIVSCKPCKETCEGVKCGSGKVCRMKGSRPQCICSPDCSNISRKLAICGSDGTTYKDECALLMARCRGHPDLEIMYQGECKKSCSNVVCPGTHTCVTDQTNSAHCVMCRTAQCPMPLLSGQTICGNDNITYPSACHLRRATCFFGRSIGVRHNGHCRKS, encoded by the exons ATGAGCTTGTTTTCAGTGGTCCATTGTGTGGTGCTCATCTCGCTGTGTGGGACTCTTGCAAAGCACCAAGCCAACG CGGGCATGTGCTGGCTGCAGCAGGGCCAAGAGCAGCGCTGTGACATGGTGCTTATGCGTGGTGTGAGCAAGGAGGAGTGCTGTGCTGGAGGCCGTTTGGACACGGCCTGGTCCAACACCAGCCTCCCCATCAACGAGGTCAGTCTGCTGGGCTTCCTGGGCATCGTGTCCTGCAAACCCTGCAAAG AGACATGTGAAGGGGTGAAGTGCGGCTCAGGGAAGGTGTGTAGGATGAAGGGTAGTCGTCCTCAGTGTATCTGCTCCCCAGACTGTTCCAACATCTCCAGAAAGCTTGCCATCTGTGGAAGCGATGGCACCACATATAAAGACGAGTGTGCCCTCCTGATGGCCCGCTGCAGAGGCCACCCTGACCTTGAGATCATGTACCAAGGAGAGTGCAAAA AGTCGTGCTCTAATGTGGTGTGCCCTGGCACCCACACCTGCGTGACAGACCAGACCAACAGTGCCCACTGTGTGATGTGCCGCACAGCTCAGTGCCCAATGCCCCTGCTCAGTGGTCAGACCATCTGCGGCAATGATAACATCACCTACCCAAGTGCCTGCCATTTGCGTCGTGCCACCTGCTTCTTTGGCCGCTCCATAGGAGTGCGCCATAACGGCCACTGCAGGA AATCCTGA
- the fstl3 gene encoding follistatin-related protein 3 isoform X2: MSLFSVVHCVVLISLCGTLAKHQANAGMCWLQQGQEQRCDMVLMRGVSKEECCAGGRLDTAWSNTSLPINEVSLLGFLGIVSCKPCKETCEGVKCGSGKVCRMKGSRPQCICSPDCSNISRKLAICGSDGTTYKDECALLMARCRGHPDLEIMYQGECKKSCSNVVCPGTHTCVTDQTNSAHCVMCRTAQCPMPLLSGQTICGNDNITYPSACHLRRATCFFGRSIGVRHNGHCRSKD; the protein is encoded by the exons ATGAGCTTGTTTTCAGTGGTCCATTGTGTGGTGCTCATCTCGCTGTGTGGGACTCTTGCAAAGCACCAAGCCAACG CGGGCATGTGCTGGCTGCAGCAGGGCCAAGAGCAGCGCTGTGACATGGTGCTTATGCGTGGTGTGAGCAAGGAGGAGTGCTGTGCTGGAGGCCGTTTGGACACGGCCTGGTCCAACACCAGCCTCCCCATCAACGAGGTCAGTCTGCTGGGCTTCCTGGGCATCGTGTCCTGCAAACCCTGCAAAG AGACATGTGAAGGGGTGAAGTGCGGCTCAGGGAAGGTGTGTAGGATGAAGGGTAGTCGTCCTCAGTGTATCTGCTCCCCAGACTGTTCCAACATCTCCAGAAAGCTTGCCATCTGTGGAAGCGATGGCACCACATATAAAGACGAGTGTGCCCTCCTGATGGCCCGCTGCAGAGGCCACCCTGACCTTGAGATCATGTACCAAGGAGAGTGCAAAA AGTCGTGCTCTAATGTGGTGTGCCCTGGCACCCACACCTGCGTGACAGACCAGACCAACAGTGCCCACTGTGTGATGTGCCGCACAGCTCAGTGCCCAATGCCCCTGCTCAGTGGTCAGACCATCTGCGGCAATGATAACATCACCTACCCAAGTGCCTGCCATTTGCGTCGTGCCACCTGCTTCTTTGGCCGCTCCATAGGAGTGCGCCATAACGGCCACTGCAGGAGTAAGGACTAA
- the fstl3 gene encoding follistatin-related protein 3 isoform X1 — translation MSLFSVVHCVVLISLCGTLAKHQANAGMCWLQQGQEQRCDMVLMRGVSKEECCAGGRLDTAWSNTSLPINEVSLLGFLGIVSCKPCKETCEGVKCGSGKVCRMKGSRPQCICSPDCSNISRKLAICGSDGTTYKDECALLMARCRGHPDLEIMYQGECKKSCSNVVCPGTHTCVTDQTNSAHCVMCRTAQCPMPLLSGQTICGNDNITYPSACHLRRATCFFGRSIGVRHNGHCRSKEGSEENSLF, via the exons ATGAGCTTGTTTTCAGTGGTCCATTGTGTGGTGCTCATCTCGCTGTGTGGGACTCTTGCAAAGCACCAAGCCAACG CGGGCATGTGCTGGCTGCAGCAGGGCCAAGAGCAGCGCTGTGACATGGTGCTTATGCGTGGTGTGAGCAAGGAGGAGTGCTGTGCTGGAGGCCGTTTGGACACGGCCTGGTCCAACACCAGCCTCCCCATCAACGAGGTCAGTCTGCTGGGCTTCCTGGGCATCGTGTCCTGCAAACCCTGCAAAG AGACATGTGAAGGGGTGAAGTGCGGCTCAGGGAAGGTGTGTAGGATGAAGGGTAGTCGTCCTCAGTGTATCTGCTCCCCAGACTGTTCCAACATCTCCAGAAAGCTTGCCATCTGTGGAAGCGATGGCACCACATATAAAGACGAGTGTGCCCTCCTGATGGCCCGCTGCAGAGGCCACCCTGACCTTGAGATCATGTACCAAGGAGAGTGCAAAA AGTCGTGCTCTAATGTGGTGTGCCCTGGCACCCACACCTGCGTGACAGACCAGACCAACAGTGCCCACTGTGTGATGTGCCGCACAGCTCAGTGCCCAATGCCCCTGCTCAGTGGTCAGACCATCTGCGGCAATGATAACATCACCTACCCAAGTGCCTGCCATTTGCGTCGTGCCACCTGCTTCTTTGGCCGCTCCATAGGAGTGCGCCATAACGGCCACTGCAGGA GTAAAGAAGGTAGTGAGGAGAATTCGCTCTTTTAG